A single region of the Podospora pseudopauciseta strain CBS 411.78 chromosome 1, whole genome shotgun sequence genome encodes:
- the ATG3 gene encoding E2-like enzyme (BUSCO:EOG09263WZ2; EggNog:ENOG503NXTG; COG:U): protein MNILYSTVNSLRDRYTPASHTSTFRKTGEITPEEFIAAGDYLVYKFPTWSWSDAETPAQRVSQLPAGKQYLVTRHVPCNRRLDSDFAGDAGHEEAVVEGGKSSADDGWLRTGGLTSSQPLKVKEVRTVDDAGNVGEREVIEDDDDIPDMEDDEDDEAIIRDASAGGQNSGRRTYSLYIVYSPYYRTPRMYLSGYLPNGQPLPPHLMMEDIVGDYKDKTVTLENFPFFAHQVKMASVHPCKHAPVMKTLLDRADAALKLRREKQKAAAAKAGSSGGVGSLASQVKDLNLGSGAENDEWEEIDAADQEVAIRVDQYLVVFLKFIASVTPGIEHDNTMGI, encoded by the exons ATGAACATCCTCTACTCGACCGTAAACAGCCTGCGGGACAGGTACACCCCCGCGAGCCACACGTCGACATTCCGCAAGACGGGCGAGATCACCCCTGAGGAGTTCATTGCAGCCGGCGACTATCTGGTGTACAAATTCCCGACCTGGTCGTGGTCGGATGCCGAAACCCCAGCCCAGCGCGTCAGCCAGCTGCCAGCAGGAAAGCAGTACTTGGTGACCCGTCATGTCCCGTGCAACCGCCGACTCGACTCGGACTTTGCGGGCGATGCTGGCCATGAGGAGGCCGTAGTGGAGGGCGGCAAGAGCAGCGCTGACGACGGCTGGCTCCGGACCGGCGGGTTGACCAGCTCGCAGCCGCTCAAGGTCAAAGAAGTGCGAACCGTGGACGATGCTGGGAatgttggagagagagaagtgatcgaggacgacgatgataTTCCGGATatggaagatgatgaggacgatgaggcCATCATCCGTGATGCTTCGGCTGGCGGGCAGAACAG TGGAAGACGCACATACTCGCTCTACATTGTCTACTCTCCATATTACCGGACGCCCCGCATGTATCTCTCGGGCTATCTTCCCAACGGCCagcccctcccaccccatcTCATGATGGAGGATATCGTTGGAGACTACAAGGACAAAACCGTCACGCTCGAGAACTTCCCCTTCTTCGCCCATCAAGTCAAGATGGCCAGCGTTCACCCGTGCAAGCACGCGCCCGTCATGAAGACACTTCTCGACAGAGCCGACGCGGCTCTCAAGCTGCGCAGAGAAAAGCAAAAGGCGGCAGCCGCCAAGGCAGGCAGCAGCGGTGGCGTTGGGTCTCTTGCTTCTCAGGTTAAggacctcaacctcggctCGGGGGCTGAGAATGACGAGTGGGAGGAGATCGATGCTGCCGACCAGGAGGTGGCCATCAGAGTTGACCAGTATCTGGTGGTTTTCTTGAAGTTCATCGCCAGTGTGACACCCGGCATCGAACATGACAACACCATGGGGATTTAG
- the CWC24 gene encoding RNA-splicing factor (EggNog:ENOG503NWD2; COG:O) — MADPTPSTEAPASGPAAPVAIFKKRGAKAKANLRKRPATPPPAASDSDSDSDYSSSEDESGRRIKRRKRNTAAVVTASSRDRANPQSEQDLKATIFTTDRASALALDSSRRDATKQTNWFDEEKGLSAKSLLGSTRSMPPPSSSSTTSGPDGTYKGLANATSYIQKNPDAPSRKVGPVKAPTNIRTITITDMAPDVCKDYKNTGFCGFGDNCKFLHAREDYAHGWQLDREWENVTRGKKVIGGTVVASAEGKANKDPNQGEDERDDDEEEAAMLEKIPFVCIICRGNYKSPVVTRCGHYFCEGCALKRYRKDPSCAACGSGTNGVFNAAKKLQKLLEKKKERAARRRREAIENGEDVSSEEEEEGEEEG, encoded by the coding sequence ATGGCAgacccaacaccatcaacagagGCCCCCGCTTCTGGCCCTGCCGCGCCCGTAGCCATCTTCAAAAAGCGCGGCGCAAAAGCCAAAGCCAACCTCCGCAAAAgaccagcaaccccccctcccgccgcctccgactcggactcggactcggattactcctcctccgaggACGAATCCGGCCGGCGCATCAAGCGCCGCAAGCgcaacaccgccgccgtggTCACGGCCTCCTCCAGAGACAGAGCGAACCCCCAGTCTGAGCAAGATCTTAAagccaccatcttcaccaccgaCCGCGcctccgccctcgccctcgactcCTCCAGGCGTGACGccacaaaacaaacaaactgGTTCGACGAAGAAAAAGGTCTCTCCGCCAAATCCCTCCTCGGCTCCACCCGCTCCAtgccacccccctcctcctcctccaccacctcgggGCCAGATGGAACCTACAAAGGCCTGGCCAACGCAACCTCGTACATCCAAAAGAATCCCGATGCCCCCTCCCGAAAAGTAGGCCCCGTCAAAGCCCCCACCAACAtccgcaccatcaccatcacagaCATGGCGCCCGACGTGTGCAAGGACTACAAAAACACCGGCTTCTGCGGCTTCGGTGACAACTGCAAGTTCCTCCACGCCAGAGAAGACTACGCCCACGGGTGGCAGCTGGACAGGGAGTGGGAGAACGTCACAAGGGGAAAAAAGGTAATAGGGGGCACGGTGGTTGCCTCTGCCGAAGGAAAGGCGAACAAGGATCCCAACCAGGGTGAGGATGAaagagacgacgacgaggaggaggcggcgatgCTGGAGAAGATCCCGTTTGTGTGTATCATCTGCAGGGGGAATTACAAGAGTCCGGTGGTGACGAGGTGTGGGCATTATTTCTGCGAGGGGTGCGCGTTGAAACGGTATCGAAAGGACCCGAGCTGTGCGGCCTGTGGGAGCGGGACGAACGGGGTATTTAACGCGGCCAAGAAACTGCAGAagctgttggagaagaagaaggagagggcggcgaggaggaggcgggaggcgattgagaatggggaggatgttagcagtgaggaggaggaggagggggaggaggaggggtag